One Perognathus longimembris pacificus isolate PPM17 chromosome 2, ASM2315922v1, whole genome shotgun sequence DNA segment encodes these proteins:
- the Steap1 gene encoding metalloreductase STEAP1, producing the protein MESRKDIINQEELWEMKPSRDLEDDHHLTKNVGETSMLKRPVLSHLQQTAHVDGFDCPSDIQHKQELFPNWHLPIKISVIVASLTFLYTLLREIIHPLVTSHQQYFYKIPILVINKVLPMVSITLLALVYLPGVLAAVVQLHNGTKYKMFPPWLARWMSTRKQFGLLSFFFAVLHAIYSLSYPMRRSYRYKLLNWAYQQVQHNKEDAWIEHDVWRMEIYVSLGIVGLAILAVLAVTSIPSVSDSLTWREFHYVQSKLGIVSLLLCTVHALIFAWNKWVDIKQFIWYTPPTFMIAIFLPSVVLVCKTILFLPCLRKKILKIRRGWEDVTKIKAEMSSQL; encoded by the exons ATGGAGAGCAGAAAAGACATTATAAATCAAGAAGAACTTTGGGAAATGAAGCCTAGCAGGGACCTAGAAGATGATCATCATTTG ACTAAGAACGTGGGAGAGACCAGCATGCTGAAAAGACCTGTGCTTTCACATTTGCAGCAAACAGCCCATGTGGATGGATTTGATTGCCCCTCAGATATTCAGCACAAGCAGGAACTCTTTCCAAATTGGCACTTGCCAATCAAAATATCTGTGATTGTAGCATCTCTGACGTTTTTGTACACTCTCCTGAGGGAAATAATTCACCCTTTAGTAACTTCACATcaacaatatttttataaaataccaATCCTGGTCATCAACAAAGTCTTACCAATGGTTTCCATTACCCTCTTAGCATTGGTTTATCTGCCTGGTGTCTTAGCAGCAGTGGTGCAACTCCATAATGGAACCAAGTATAAGATGTTTCCACCATGGTTAGCTAGGTGGATGTCCACCAGAAAGCAATTTGGACTtcttagtttcttttttgctgtaCTGCATGCAATTTATAGTCTATCTTATCCAATGAGGCGATCCTACAGATACAAGCTGCTAAACTGGGCATATCAACAG GTCCAACATAATAAAGAAGATGCCTGGATTGAGCATGATGTTTGGAGAATGGAGATCTATGTGTCCTTGGGAATTGTGGGTCTTGCAATCCTGGCTGTCTTGGCTGTGACATCTATTCCATCTGTGAGCGACTCTTTGACATGGAGAGAATTTCACTATGTTCAG agCAAGCTAGGAATTGTTTCCCTTCTACTGTGTACAGTACACGCATTGATTTTTGCCTGGAATAAGTGGGTAGATATAAAGCAATTTATATGGTATACGCCTCCAACTTTTATGATAGCTATTTTCCTTCCAAGTGTGGTCCTGGTATGCAAAACCATACTATTTCTGCCATGCTTGAGGAAGAAGATATTGAAGATTAGACGTGGTTGGGAAGATGTCACCAAAATTAAAGCAGAGATGTCCTCCCAACTGTAG